One stretch of Muribaculum intestinale DNA includes these proteins:
- a CDS encoding SusC/RagA family TonB-linked outer membrane protein, giving the protein MTVTGTVYDGTDEPLIGVSVMVKGTANGTATDFDGNFSIKAAKGNTLVFSYIGYSTTEIKVENDQPMRIVLKEDSKVLDEVVVTALGIKRKESSLTYATQEIKGDDLMKVQDANFVNALNGKVSGVTITQSAGGAGGTSKILLRGNKSVMGNNSPLIVVDGIPMTNQVGKSAESNWDSGSGLGYSGSSEGGDALSLINPDDIESINVLKGANAAALYGSAAANGVLMITTKKGKEGSISITVNSNVTFDKPLSTPELQNIYGSKVNVNPATGEAINMPLGAWGKRIGTYSEAELAYANAKLRNYTSDHVDDFFRTGTTWNNSVSISGGTEKVRSYFSYANSNSQGMVPNNSYNRNTFSFRQNYNLINNKLKIDVSINYVSAKNKNRPGGGTVMNPLYDLYRVPGNIDMDYYRDNYVNWNGQWESNDITYLDNSGKSVIGRTMLEGPQQIWAYPMAGNNNPYWLTHMNRGQQTEERVYGSATVSYQIIDGLMVQARLNIDRSKFQGYTNRYATTQNVAQMEDFGIYGQDIYSSNDWYIDVMANYNKTFAEALSVSASTGWVGHTVKGTTQKIWTQATYFEPLSMRKMPTLVNYFDPTARWSGGNGGSYSKSSNWDKGWFFTGQVGWKDMVYLEGSYRIDWYRAFKQFADRGTSDHYGYWSLGANTLVHRYLTLPEVITHLKLRASYSEVGNSIPNEVFAKGSANLATGAVATNTYGYFDNPLPEKSKSFEAGFDISLFNSNLNWDLTYYNTNLTNSYFIAATTGGKSKPVNTGSIRNQGIETSISYNILAGRDWMWKTGFNVAYNDNKIEKTFKDEQGNPSKMEQLIANGSIAVRYEEGGSYGDIYALDFRRNADGSIYIDPKAGTPVKGTSYVYLGNMNSKWNLGWSNTVRWKDLSLYFLISGRIGGKFISLTEAYLDQAGISKRTADARLAYEANPEKLTWVSADGQTRKPGMYAHGTLVPIEDYYNTVGGQQIASEYVYDATNFRLGEVSVSYTLRNLFKGAIKGLTVSAVGRNLFFIYKDCPSDPDIALSTKNGLGAFDIFNMPSARSYGFNLKLEF; this is encoded by the coding sequence ATGACCGTTACCGGAACAGTCTACGATGGCACTGACGAACCGCTGATTGGTGTCAGTGTCATGGTCAAGGGTACCGCCAACGGTACAGCCACTGACTTCGATGGTAATTTCTCTATCAAAGCCGCCAAAGGAAACACACTCGTGTTCAGCTACATCGGCTATTCCACCACCGAAATCAAAGTTGAAAACGACCAGCCCATGCGCATAGTCCTGAAAGAAGACAGTAAGGTCCTCGACGAAGTCGTGGTAACTGCTCTCGGTATCAAGCGCAAAGAATCCTCTCTCACATACGCCACCCAGGAAATCAAAGGTGACGACCTCATGAAAGTCCAGGACGCCAACTTTGTCAACGCCCTCAACGGCAAGGTATCGGGTGTCACCATCACACAGAGTGCAGGTGGTGCAGGCGGTACCTCTAAAATCCTTCTCCGCGGTAACAAGTCGGTAATGGGCAACAACAGCCCGCTTATCGTTGTCGACGGTATACCCATGACCAACCAGGTAGGCAAGTCGGCCGAGTCCAACTGGGACAGCGGTAGCGGCCTTGGCTACTCAGGTTCGTCCGAAGGCGGCGACGCGCTCTCGCTCATCAATCCCGACGACATCGAGAGCATCAACGTGCTCAAGGGTGCCAACGCTGCCGCACTCTACGGCTCCGCTGCCGCCAACGGTGTACTTATGATTACAACAAAGAAAGGTAAAGAAGGTTCGATCAGCATCACTGTAAACTCCAACGTGACCTTCGACAAGCCCCTCTCTACACCCGAGCTCCAGAACATATACGGCTCCAAGGTCAATGTCAATCCCGCCACCGGCGAGGCTATCAACATGCCGCTCGGCGCATGGGGCAAGCGCATCGGCACATACAGCGAAGCCGAGCTCGCCTACGCCAACGCAAAACTACGCAACTACACATCCGACCACGTCGACGACTTCTTCCGCACAGGAACTACCTGGAACAACTCCGTATCAATTTCCGGAGGTACAGAGAAAGTCCGCTCATACTTCTCGTATGCCAACTCCAACTCACAGGGTATGGTGCCCAACAACTCCTACAACCGTAACACCTTCTCATTCCGTCAGAACTACAATCTCATCAACAACAAACTCAAGATTGACGTTTCTATCAACTACGTATCCGCCAAAAACAAGAACCGTCCCGGCGGCGGCACCGTGATGAACCCCCTCTACGACCTATACCGTGTGCCCGGCAACATTGACATGGACTACTACCGCGACAACTATGTCAACTGGAACGGACAGTGGGAGTCAAACGACATCACTTATCTCGACAATTCAGGAAAGTCTGTAATTGGCCGTACAATGCTCGAAGGTCCCCAGCAGATCTGGGCCTACCCGATGGCCGGCAACAATAACCCTTACTGGCTCACCCACATGAACCGCGGCCAGCAGACCGAAGAGCGTGTCTACGGCTCCGCCACCGTAAGCTACCAGATTATCGACGGCCTTATGGTACAGGCACGTCTCAACATCGACCGCTCAAAATTCCAGGGCTACACCAACCGCTACGCCACCACACAGAACGTAGCCCAGATGGAAGACTTCGGCATCTACGGCCAGGACATATACTCAAGTAACGACTGGTATATTGACGTAATGGCAAACTACAACAAGACCTTCGCCGAGGCCCTCTCCGTATCGGCGTCTACCGGTTGGGTAGGCCACACCGTAAAGGGTACCACACAGAAAATTTGGACACAGGCCACATACTTCGAGCCCCTCTCGATGCGCAAAATGCCTACTCTCGTAAACTACTTCGACCCCACCGCACGCTGGTCGGGCGGCAACGGAGGCAGCTACAGCAAGTCGTCCAACTGGGATAAGGGTTGGTTCTTCACAGGCCAGGTAGGCTGGAAAGACATGGTTTACCTCGAAGGCAGCTACCGTATCGACTGGTACCGTGCGTTCAAGCAGTTTGCCGACCGAGGCACATCCGACCACTACGGCTACTGGTCACTCGGCGCCAACACCCTCGTTCACCGCTATCTCACACTCCCCGAGGTAATCACCCACCTCAAGCTCCGCGCCTCTTACTCTGAGGTAGGTAACTCTATCCCCAACGAAGTGTTCGCCAAGGGTTCGGCCAATCTCGCCACCGGCGCAGTCGCCACCAATACCTACGGCTACTTCGACAACCCCCTCCCCGAAAAGTCCAAATCATTTGAGGCCGGTTTCGACATCTCGCTCTTCAACAGCAACCTCAACTGGGACCTCACCTACTACAACACCAACCTCACCAACAGCTACTTCATAGCAGCCACAACCGGCGGCAAGTCCAAACCCGTAAACACCGGCTCTATCCGCAACCAGGGTATCGAGACATCAATCTCCTACAATATCCTCGCCGGCCGCGACTGGATGTGGAAGACAGGCTTCAACGTTGCCTACAACGACAACAAGATCGAGAAGACCTTCAAGGACGAGCAGGGCAACCCCTCGAAGATGGAGCAGCTCATCGCCAACGGCTCTATCGCAGTACGCTATGAAGAGGGCGGCTCCTACGGCGATATCTATGCCCTCGACTTCCGCCGCAACGCCGACGGCTCGATTTATATCGACCCCAAGGCCGGCACCCCCGTCAAAGGCACATCCTACGTATACCTTGGCAACATGAACTCCAAGTGGAACCTCGGCTGGTCAAATACCGTACGCTGGAAAGATCTCTCGCTCTACTTCCTTATCTCAGGCCGTATCGGCGGCAAGTTCATCTCCCTCACCGAGGCCTACCTAGACCAGGCCGGTATCTCCAAGCGCACAGCCGACGCACGTCTCGCCTATGAAGCCAACCCCGAAAAGCTCACATGGGTATCGGCCGACGGACAGACCCGCAAGCCCGGTATGTACGCCCACGGCACACTCGTTCCCATCGAGGACTACTACAACACTGTAGGCGGCCAGCAGATTGCATCCGAGTATGTATACGACGCCACCAACTTCCGCCTCGGCGAGGTTTCGGTAAGCTATACCCTCCGCAACCTCTTCAAGGGCGCCATCAAGGGCCTCACAGTTTCGGCTGTCGGTCGCAACCTCTTCTTCATCTACAAGGATTGTCCCTCCGATCCCGACATCGCCCTCTCTACCAAGAACGGTCTCGGCGCGTTTGACATCTTCAACATGCCCTCTGCCCGCTCCTATGGCTTCAACCTCAAACTTGAGTTCTAA
- a CDS encoding SusD/RagB family nutrient-binding outer membrane lipoprotein translates to MKLNILKYALAALPLVTFSACMDFDTPSDEFNKETDVTLRPEPLHGDADNLEIKDVVAEEDFPEIKKALKNDLDMLITAQYYLMGGKNGEEPGAHQWQYVFNLTTDAYAGYTTCDQSWNGSFPTTYSYKRDFCEGPHGRFLSMKNNLGNLLNNDLTNEMVEIKAIALLLFDYVAQECTDLYGSIAYQDHKGNKETNPFTFNDGYTIYTSILKNIDDIVAVFDNFPNRPDWYRAEINNILFESDKLTQDQQIDTWRRFANSLKLRMAMHLVKVDPAEAKRLAEEAVASGVVESMAQEIGMNANTGFMGSHPLKMIMSGWNDSRVNASFVSMLTSLQHPYINYMIGNNTDDLINADGSVTNKNSGIYGLRAGIRMESGQAYYANARVAYSQFEGDDFEWMPIYAMKWAEVDFLRAEGALRGWSMGGTAQSFYERGIKNADCGDRFSMPTGNYEAYLDDYMQVENAVPFTYVDPMDHNNDIESVTKIGVKWNDSDDNETKLEKIITQKYIAIFPYSYEAWTDIRRTGYPKIFPVLNPNLGDGSLSDGDLIRRLPLPHGDLQAGMDDIATSGIQALGGPDQQATRVFWDKNEANF, encoded by the coding sequence ATGAAACTGAATATATTAAAATACGCACTCGCGGCACTTCCATTGGTAACGTTCTCCGCATGTATGGACTTCGATACCCCGTCCGACGAGTTTAATAAAGAGACCGACGTCACTCTGCGTCCCGAGCCTCTCCACGGAGATGCCGACAACCTTGAAATCAAGGATGTCGTAGCAGAAGAAGATTTCCCTGAGATCAAGAAAGCTCTTAAAAACGACCTCGACATGCTAATTACCGCCCAGTACTATCTCATGGGTGGTAAAAATGGAGAGGAACCAGGCGCTCACCAGTGGCAGTATGTATTCAACCTCACCACTGACGCCTACGCAGGTTATACTACCTGCGACCAAAGCTGGAACGGTAGTTTCCCAACCACTTACAGCTACAAGCGCGACTTCTGCGAAGGCCCCCACGGACGCTTCCTCTCGATGAAGAACAACCTCGGCAACCTTCTCAACAACGACCTCACCAACGAGATGGTCGAAATCAAGGCTATTGCCCTTCTCTTGTTCGATTATGTGGCTCAGGAGTGTACCGACCTCTACGGTTCAATCGCATATCAGGACCACAAAGGCAACAAGGAGACAAACCCCTTTACCTTCAATGACGGCTACACCATCTATACCTCTATACTCAAGAACATTGATGATATCGTAGCTGTATTCGACAACTTCCCCAACCGTCCCGACTGGTATCGTGCTGAAATCAATAATATTCTTTTCGAATCAGACAAACTGACACAGGACCAGCAGATTGACACATGGCGCCGTTTTGCCAACTCTCTCAAACTCCGTATGGCAATGCACCTTGTAAAAGTCGACCCGGCTGAAGCCAAGAGACTGGCTGAAGAAGCTGTAGCCTCGGGTGTTGTTGAATCAATGGCTCAGGAAATCGGCATGAACGCAAATACCGGATTCATGGGCTCACATCCCCTCAAAATGATTATGTCGGGTTGGAACGACAGCCGTGTGAATGCATCGTTTGTAAGTATGCTCACCTCACTGCAGCATCCGTATATAAACTACATGATAGGCAACAACACTGATGATCTCATCAATGCCGACGGCTCTGTTACAAACAAAAACTCGGGAATCTACGGTCTGAGAGCCGGTATACGTATGGAGAGCGGACAGGCATATTATGCCAATGCGCGTGTGGCATACTCTCAGTTTGAGGGAGACGACTTCGAATGGATGCCTATCTACGCCATGAAGTGGGCTGAAGTAGACTTCCTCCGTGCCGAGGGCGCACTTCGCGGCTGGAGCATGGGCGGAACCGCACAGTCTTTCTACGAGCGTGGTATCAAAAATGCCGACTGCGGCGACCGTTTCAGCATGCCGACAGGCAACTACGAGGCATATCTTGACGACTACATGCAAGTCGAGAACGCCGTACCTTTCACCTACGTCGACCCGATGGATCACAACAACGACATCGAAAGCGTAACAAAAATTGGCGTGAAGTGGAACGACTCCGACGACAACGAAACCAAGCTCGAGAAAATCATCACCCAGAAGTATATCGCCATCTTCCCCTACAGCTACGAAGCATGGACCGACATACGCCGCACAGGGTATCCCAAGATATTCCCCGTGCTCAATCCCAACCTCGGCGACGGCTCTCTCTCCGACGGTGACCTCATTCGCCGTCTGCCTCTCCCCCACGGCGACCTTCAGGCCGGTATGGATGACATCGCCACAAGCGGTATCCAGGCTCTCGGCGGACCCGACCAGCAGGCTACACGAGTATTCTGGGACAAAAATGAAGCTAACTTCTAA